GACTTCCTTTTTGCGGTTATTTCATACAACAATCGTTCTCCGTAAACTTGCATCCACATTAATAACCTATACTCTGAATATTTTAAATCAGCCGTGTTCTGTAATTTGCTATCGAATTAATATGCACGTTTTCTTTTCACAGCTAAAAGCTGACGTTGTCCCTAAAACAGCAGGTACCATAATTCTTCCCACTTTTGAGTTTCATTTACAATCACAAGGCTTGAAAGTTTTAACATGTTCATCGCtctttgcacctttttgttttaGAGAACTTCAGGCAGCTGTGTACAGGACAGAATGGCTACGGCTACAAAGGATCCACCTTCCACCGTGTCATCCCTGGTTTCATGTGCCAGGTATGACAGATTACGTAGTCTGCCATTGTCACATGATGGGTATTATTTTGGGTGTGTCGGTGTGTGCATCTATCTGCCTTTCTGTAATTCTTTTAGTTTGTAAGCTTAAGTTAAGTTGTAACTTGTTGCTGTTACCGTAACCGCTCTAATCTTCTCACTGTGGTTGTAGGGCGGCGACTTCACAAAACACAACGGAACTGGTGGAAAGTCCATTTACGGAAACAAGTTTGCGGATGAGAACTTCATCCTGAAACACACCGGTGCCGGATGTCTGTCCATGGCCAATGCTGGCCCCAACACCAATGGTTCCCAGTTCTTCGTCTGCACAGCTCTTACTTCATGGTGAGGATATAAAGTGCTTTTGGCATGCTCCCTCATATTTCATTTATGGTTTGAGTCTTCATTATCTGCTTGACCTTTCTTGCAGGCTGGATGGCAAGCACGTTGTCTTCGGACAGGTTGTTGAAGGCCTGGATGTGATCAAGAAAGTGGAGGGCTATGGTTCCAACAGCGGAAAGACCAGTGCCAAGATTGTCGTTGCTGACAGTGGCGAGCTTTAAACTCCTCAACCACTAACTTTCACCCAAACCTTAGTCTATTTACCCCTCGGTGCTCCCTGACTTAAATCCTACCGTAACATTCCTGTCCAA
Above is a genomic segment from Triplophysa rosa linkage group LG17, Trosa_1v2, whole genome shotgun sequence containing:
- the LOC130568412 gene encoding peptidyl-prolyl cis-trans isomerase-like → MANPRVFFDLAADGKAVGRVIMELKADVVPKTAENFRQLCTGQNGYGYKGSTFHRVIPGFMCQGGDFTKHNGTGGKSIYGNKFADENFILKHTGAGCLSMANAGPNTNGSQFFVCTALTSWLDGKHVVFGQVVEGLDVIKKVEGYGSNSGKTSAKIVVADSGEL